The window AGAAGCAAGCTGCCCCTGCAATCGCTTTTCCAATCTCACGATTTTACCCATCGTGTCCAGAAATTTTATCATCGCTCACCGCCTCCTCTGAATAGAAAGTAACCCCTGGCTCCTCATCCCCCTGAAAATCCACAGTTGCAAACAAGCAGGGTGCATGAGGAAGCCGCATCCCGTATGCCATAGAGATACGGGGAAGGACAATAATATACTTCAAATCCTCCTGAGGTTGGAGCAGTTTCAAAAGATTCTGCTCGCCTTCATATAACACCACGATTTCGTAACCGATATTCTCCTTTAAGAAAAAAAGCTGAGATGGATAAACCGCCGGATAATGCGCCATTGGGTCAACATAATCAATGAATTTCAAAAGAACCCATACGGCAAGAATAGTCCGCTGATCCGGTTTATCCATCGCATCCAGCCCAATATAATAGCCGCTCGACACATCCGCAATCCGCATCTGCTTCTTCAGGTTCCGAAGGATTTTATCTGCGGTCTGGGCTGGCTTTTGCAGCATTCGTGTAATCTGAGTTTTCGGCAAGGCTCCATATTGTGAGAGCCACTTTACAACATACTGCTCATCTTGCAGCAGCATAGGCAACACCTCCTTTTTGTGCGTATTTTTCATAAAATGCGTATTCTACGCAGAATGCGTTTGTTCCTGCTGGCGTTCCTTTAAAAGCGCCTCCAACTCAGCCCGGTCGGTTGTAATCATTTCCTGCTCCTCTTTGGAAGCTTTGATTACAACAGGAACTTTGTTATTGTTAGAGCAGACCAATGCTTCGCCCCTCTCAAACCGGGTAACAGAACGGATCTCTGTTTTGGTCAGTTTCAGCACTTCCTGCACATACTTGGCTTCATCCGGCTCCAGATTCAGAATAATCTTATTCTTGCTGTTATTGATAATCGCACGTCCATACTTGCCATCCTCCAAACCGAAGAAATCGGACAAGTCTTGTGTTGCGGAGACGGCGGCACCACCAAAGCCCCTTATGGTTTTGAAGATAGTTAAGCAGAACTCTGCCGCCATCCGGTTGGAGCTGGCGCCGATCAGCTGCCATATTTCATCAATCATAATGGCTTTCTTTTTGGTACGATCTGCCTTGACCGTATCCCACACGTAATCGAGTGCAATGAACATCCCGACCGGAAGTAATTTGCCTTTCAGTTCCGAAAGGTCAAGCACGATATATTTATTGGACAGGTCCACGTTGGTCTGTTGGTTGAAGCTCTGGGCGGAACCTGTTACAAAGCGGCTGATGATAATAGCAATGCGCTTCGTCATGGGATTTTTCAGCAATTCCTCATGAAGATCCCCGATAATCGGCATTTTTTTCATCTTCGGCGGAGAGACACTGCGACTTACATACAGCGAATCATTGTCGTGTGTGATTCCGAACTTTGCATAAGTCTGAATCAAAGCCTCGTCCAGCATCTGCTCTTCCTCATTGGACATATCCGGAATCAGCAGGGAGAAGAACGTCATCAGCTGCTGAATCTTACGAGCCAGCATGGAATCCATTTCACTGTAGTCAATCTCGTCAATCAGCTCCATCTCCGGAGAGATGGTATGCCGGATCTCCATGATGTTGATGCAATGCGGGGAACCGGGAGCAATCTTGATGAACTCGCCGCCGATCTTCTTGCAGGCCCTGCGGAACTCGTGTCCCTTGATAGGTGCCAGGATAAAACACTGGATCCCCCTCATTCTCATACGAAGCGCCAGAAGCTGCATGGTAAAAGTCTTGCCTGCGCCGCTGGTGCCAAGCAGATTCAGGTTGGCGTTCTTGTTTTTCTTTGTATTGAACAGATCCACGATACACAGCGAATTATTGTGCCGGTTGATGCCCAGCAGCACGCCTGTATCGTCCGACATTTCAAAAGATGTAAACATATAGGCAGAGGCTGCGCCGCTGGTCAGCACATTCCGTTTTGATTTCTTTTCCAGTGACGGCTCAATCTTTAAGAACGGCATCACAGAGCGGAGCGCCGCTTCCTGCTGGAAACGACAGTCGCTCACATACATGTCCATAGACTTTAACATATCCACGATCTGCTGCTTACGCCACATCAGTTCCTCATAGCCTTTGGCGGAAACCGTAACGAATACGGACATATAGAACAAATCCTCATTGTTGTTGGCAATACCATTCTTAATGAAGTAGCCCGCCTGTATGGAATTGGTCAATTCCTCATAGTCGGTGCTGGTATCCTGCATGCTTTTCAGCTTCGTGCGGTTGAGGCGAATGCGCTGTGCTACTTTATCAATTGTCTTACTCCGATTCTCACGCCGCAGTTGCACATCTATGTCAATCCCGTCCCCGGCATTGATGAGTGCCGACATCCATCCTGCCCGTACCATACCCGGATAACCGTTTCCTTTGATAAACAGAAACGAATAATACAATCCGTCCATCACAACATAATTATGATGGGTCAGATCAATGCCGCGCGGCGACAGAAAATGCGCCATGCGGATCGGCGGGATGGGATCCACGCCAATGACCTTATCCTTTGCCGCCATCGTATCCACGACCACACGGTTCACGCGGGAGGAAAACGGCTCATCCACACAAGACCGACGGTTAAAAAACATATATAAAATCTCCGCCGTTGCCTCATCCGGATCTTTTGGCTGGAGAATCGTATTCCCACATTGCAGAAAATAAGCACGGGCATTCTGCTCCGCTGTCTGCATCATGCCATAAATCTGGGAGAAATCATCTCCATCTCCACGGCGGATTTCTTCATACTGGAAAATTAAAAAGAAGCGCCTTGTAAGCGCTTCCCTGCTTCCCACATCCTTAATCAGGCGGATATAACCTTCTCCAAGGTGCCGGCATTCTTCACTTTCCTCTGCTTCCAGTTCTTCGTGAATCATGGCGACGTGCTTATCTGAGTCTGCCTTTCTGGTAATGCTTTTAAACTGAAGCCGCATAGGAGAAATTTTCAGCCAGCTGGCAAAAGACGATATGATATTAAACTGTTCTTCTCCGGAACGCAGCATAAAGTTAATCGGCTCAATTTCAAGAATCCGAATATATCTCCCATCAGTCGTTTCAATAATACCATGCTGGAGACTTTTAACCGGAATGAAGTCCTGGACGAACTCCAGCTTTTCCGGTTTTTTTGCCTTTTTTCTTTGCTGAGCTGCCTTTTTTCTTTTTTCGGAGCTGCTTTGGGTCATATCTATATCCCACCCTTCTGTAATGTAATTTTCTCCTGCTTGCAAAATACCGAATGATGTGTCCTATATACTGAAACAGCGAATCGCCGTCAATACCCATCATGGAAAGAACAGCAAGAGGTAAAAGTGTTAGTGTCATAACGACGATGCGAATCGTTCCGGACATGGGAATCAACATCAATTCCGGATATCCCAAAATGACTAATAATATCCCTGTCTCTACTGCATTCCTCGGCTCCAGCATTCCGCCAAAAATCTTGCCGGAATCTGTATAGTTCGCCGGTATGGCATAAATATTGCTGTACTCCTTTTCATCCAAAATTTCTCACCTGCCTATTCTGTAAATCGTAGCTGTTGTCTTGTATCTGCCCAAACGCAGCGCTTCGTTATGATCCGGCACAAAAATATCCACACGGTGGATGTCATTTTCAATGCCGGAACCACCGCGATCCTCTACGGTATACATGGTTCCGTTTATCATAATCTGCGTGCCAAACGGATAATAGCTTGACATTGCCACCATGCCGCGGGCCGCGTGTTTGCCGCTGGCGGTAATTCCGTCTGCATTACTGCCGCAGCATTTTGCACATGCACAGTAATGGGTGACATCCACTTCTAAAGTAGAAATGGGTGTTCCTGAAATCTCACCCAATACCGGTGCATCGTAATCTACAATGCTAAGACGCCGGTAGGAAAGGCTTCCTTCATAACTTGGCGTATTTAGAATAACGCCCTGTCCACCAGAAGAATGTACCCACATTCGTTCTCCGCTCTCCCCATACCCGGCAAAAATAAGGACATGTCCCCATCCGTCATCATCTGCTAAAAATCCCAAATCACCAGGCAAAAGCTCTGATGCAGAAATCCCATAGGTATTTGGATATTGCCCGTTACAACCTGCACCAATTTCTACACCCACAGCAGTATTAAATACCCATGTACTGAAGCCTGAACAGTCCAGCCCATAAGGACGTATCGTGCCTGTCGTAGAAGATCCTGCAGCTGTTACCAGTCTTGGCGTATTCCATTCATCGTTCCACCCGGGTGCTGACTTACCACCCCAGAAATAAGGAACCTTGCCCACAAGGGACAGAGCGGTGCTCAAGATGTGCTTTCTTGTCGCACTACAGTTCTGCCGGTTCACAAAAGCAATCAGCTCGGCGTCCGTCAGGGGAACCGCCTGTCCGCCGCTCACAGAACCATACAGCGTCCGTTTTAACGCATTCGCCATGTTCTGGATTACTTCGCCATAAGTAAGGTTAAACTGATCGTATTTTGCATTTAGGTCAATGCCAAACGCTTTGGCAACCACTGTATTATCAAATGGATGAATGGTACACTCCAGATATTTGATGATCTCTGTACCTGGGGTCAGTGTTTCCTGCCCGTTAGCCACATAATAGTTTGCCGTGGTTGTTCCCGTAATCTTCCCACCGGAATAAACGGGAATATCCACCGCCACCTCTTTATAGGCATCCACCGTGACAGCCGTATCGCTGCTATGCGCCTCATCCGGAAGATAGTAGGTCTTTGATGTCGTATCATACCGATATTGGGGCGTACCGTTAATCGTCCCGGTCTGCACCTTATTCGTAACTACGGTAAGCGTTATCGGTTTATATGTATAATAGGAAACAGGAATGATGGTCTCTTTTTCCTTTTCTTCTGATGTAACGGGGAACATCTCCCCGGCACAGCCTCTAAGCTTTGATACCATATCATCCTTGCCTGTATTTTGCTGTTGCATGGACGCTGAATAAGCTGCCAGTATATAACAGACATCATATCCGGCGGAACTCTGTGCGTAATTGATAAGTGCATCCGTCGAAAGATCATAATCATATCCACCGTTTGTAATCAGCTGATCCACATGAGAAAGCGATTGGTTATATCCTTCATCTACCACACCAGACACGGCACCTGACATCTCCGTATAGGCTGACATCAGGGTTGCTCCTTCTGTCGGCTTTGTACCATCCAGTCCGAAAATACTGTTTGATACAATCGTCGGCAGGGAAACAATCATGGTAATCAGGAACAACAGAAACAGACAGATACATACCAGTATTTTAAAAAGAGTATGGCGCATTGCCCATGCCGCAGACAGGATAGCGCCCCATGGACCACCTGCGGCAGTGCCGGCAGCGATTTCTGCGGCGGCCTTTCCACCCTCCACACTGGCCTTTACTGTAGCGGCGGCCGCATTAGCCGTAGCCTCCGCACCTTTTGCTGCCGTTTGCTTTGCTGCTTCCTGGCCTGCCTGCTTTGCCGCTTTTGCCATTTGCCCGGCTACCTGTCCATAATTATCAGAGCCATCACCGATTTGCTGTTTTTCTGGCTCAGCCATTGGGTCCACCTCCTTATATCAAGCTGCTGCAAAAGCAGCGTAATTTCAACATGAAATATGCAAAACAGCCGAACCAGCATCTCTCTGATTCGGCTGCCTGCACTTATTTTACCGTTTCCGCCTCGGCGGTTTCATCTCCCCATGGTTGCGGGGTTTTGGCTCTCCAAAGCGTGATGGCGTATTCTTATACCGAACAGTTTCCACAGAGACTGTCCGTACACTGTCACCGTCATAAACCGGTTTGCCATCCTGGTATACCGGCTTGCGTTCCACGGCGGCTTCGCCGCGAATCGCATACCACTGGCCTCCGCGGGCATCTTCAAACACCTGATAATCCCCACGGGGAGCCGCATACTGGGATGTATCGTAGAACATGGTTCCGGATCCATTTTCATGGCGGACCTCAAAATGACCATCCTTACGCCCGGATCCATCCACAGAGGATACCTGCTGTTCATATCCCGGCATAAACTGCTGGAACTGCGCCTGGTTATAGGCAAAAGCTGCCTCGCCCTGCTCAAAGGCAGGTGTTTCTGCGTGCTGCTGCATCGCATACCAGTCTACACCGTTTGCCGACTGCATAATCGTATGCGGCGCATCCGGCTCATCATAGTAGGCACTGTTGTACCACATGGTATTGCCAGACTCGGAGCTTGCCTCGATCACGCCATCGCCAACCGTCCTGAGGGTTGTTCCCTCGGAAGCATCGGGGAAAGCCGCCGCAACCTGCGCCGCTTCTGACGGGCTTCCCATAAATGCCGGCGCATCATAAAATGCACCTGCCCCGGCTCCGCTTGCCATCTGGTACCACTGGCTTCCATCAGAAGCTGTAACCACGGAATGTGGCGCATCTGGTTTCTCAAACTGTGATGCGTTATACATTTCAAGCGCTGTGCTCTTTCCATCTGCACCAATTGAAGTTGTACTGATCTGACCTCCTGTAATCTGGGTGTCTTTCAGTTGGTGGCCCTGCAGCTGGGGCATATAGCCCGCAAGGCTGCGGTCTGCAATGTCCCCGGCAATTGTCCCGGAAACACCAGGATTTCTTGAAGCTACAGAAGAAATGGAGTCTCCTGTAAGAGTAGCGCCATTACGTGCCGCCATGCCGCCAAAGGCACGACCGACAAAACCGATGCTGCCACCGGCACCCATACGGCTTCCGCCATCCACAACTGCGTCACGGACAAAAGAATTTGGCTTGAAGCGTGATGCGAACCCGGAAGCAAATCCGCTTGCGGCTGCACCCGTTCCGGTTGCAGTGCTTGCACTATGGAACATACTGCCTGCATTTTTCACACCGCCTCCCACGCCGCTGATCACCCGCGCTGCCATCAAAAGCTCCATACCCATGCTGGAACCGGTCTGGGCAACATTCAGCCCCATGGCCGCCAGGTAGCTGTCAAACTTCTGCGCCGTCTTCAAAAATGCCAGCGCACAGAACAGCCAGAGAAAAATACTGCCCTGACCTGTGGAGAGCGCACCGCCATTTCCGATATACTGTCCCATGGAGCTGTTAAAGCCCCTGAGGAACCATACATTCATCACCAGCAACAAAAGCTGTGAGCCCACCATACGACACCAGCTTTTGAAAACCGGCGCCGTTGTTTTGGAAGCACCCATAGAAAAAGCCAGAGGGGAGGTGTAACAGAGTACGCCAACCACAATATAGCGTTCAACGGTTTCCAGTAACAGCTTAAAATAATTCCACCCAAGGGCAATCTCTAAAATGATGAGAAGCAGCAGCCCTACCACCGATACGATAGCTACAATCGTGGTCAAACCATTGGACAGCGCCTGTTCCACACCTGCAAAGGTAAAATCCTCTGCCGACATGGTAATCTCCATCAAAGCCGTATATGGCGCACGGGCGATATCCAGCACAATCATGAAAATCGGCTTTGCATAGCCAATCAATAAAGCAAAGATTGAACCTCTTGCCAAAAGCACCCACGGATTTTCTGCCTCTGTGATTGGTCCTCCAAAGACACGGAAAAGCTGCCATACCGTTACAAGGAACAGAATCGCCCATGCTGTGTACTGCATGACCGTAAATGCCTTAGACACGAATGGAAAGTATTCTTCCATCGCTGTCATATCCGTTCCCAAAGCTTGAAGGAACAAACCAGATACCGCATCCATCATCTGTGAAACAATGCTGCTGATCCACGTCACGATTCCTTCAAAAATCCAATCAAGCATCTATTATCACCTCCTCCATCTGCTTTCTCTTTTTTGGTTATCCTGTGTAATTGCCGCCGGCAATGAGGGGTTGCAGATAAGCAACAACAAAACCCAGGGAATTGAGGACAATCCACGTCACTACAATTCGTTTGAGCCAGCTCGTTGCCTCATCGACTGCACGCTGGTTTCTGGAAATCATCCTGACAATCAGCGCAATGGCCGCCGCCGTTACCGCCACAATGGTGCTGATTCCCACCAGCTGGCCGTACACATCCTTCATGATCGTCGAAAAGCGGTTCCAGATTGTGTCCGCCATGACAGGCTGCAGCGAAATCAGCATTGCAGACGCCATACCAACCAGTGACCAGTAGGCGGTCTTCATGCGCCCTCCGCCTCTTTTGATTTGTTTAACCATGCCGAGTACCTCCTTCTTTGATTTTAGGCAATAAAAAATGCCGCTTCTAAAAGCATTTCAGCTTCAGAAACGGCATCTTTGTTTGCCCAATCCCAGTTTGGGATGATACAAGTATAGCACGGCTTTATTCCCCTGTCATCGGCGGAACATATGCCATTTTTGTGCCAATTTGTTTACCCTGAAATTGTCATTCCAAATGTTCAAAGAGCGTCAGCAGCTCCAGCCATACATCCACATCTTCACTGGGCGCCGACCACAGACGAATGGAAAGAATAGAAATTGCCTGCTCACGAAGCCTGTAATAATGCCTCTGTGACAGGTCCAATCGGAACAGTATCTCCTCCAACTTCAGCTTTTCCGGCGCCAGATAGGCCGTATAGATCAGCTGATACAGCTTCTCACCCCGTGTCGGCTCCTTGCGGAGAACCGCCATTGCCTCGTTAAACCGATCCAGCAACAGTCTCGACCTTGCCGCAGCTTCCAGACGGCTCTCCATCCTTTTATTCCCAATGGCCATCTCCAGATCCAGCCTGTCCACCATTCGGTCAAAGTTCTCAAACGGAGCCTCCAGTTCCTGCAAAATCTCCTCCGGGTAACAGCTGAACACCCAAACCATCTTCCGGTAATTCTTGAGAAGCATCTGGGTATTGTGATAAGCATTCCGCTTTTTCTCCTTCTGGGCAGCACGCACCTTTTCATCATCAATTTTTTGATCTCCAAGAATCCCTCGCTTTGTAAGAAGGGAAATAAATGCGTCTGACTGCGCCAATATCCTGTTTTCCTGCTGTTCATACAGCTTTTTTTCATCCTGCTTGCTCATATGTAAAACACTCCTTTGCTATTTTTGTGATATCCACCGGCTCACATGGCCCGCGGATTTTACTCGTTTCAATCACTGCCTGTGTCATATAACCTTTACCTTGGCAGTCATATCCACAATTCTTACAATTCCTACACGGAGAAAGATACGCGCGTATTATAGGGTCTGAAAATGCAACGCGATTTTCAGCATCCTGTATGGCTGCATCTGACAGGTTACTTCCAGTCAGTCTGCGGCTATACCATGTGATGAGCTTATTCATATGCTCATGGTCTGAACCTGACTTCTGCGTATTTGCACCACAAATGCGTATTTTGCCAAGAATACGCATAACTTCCTCCTGGCTTGGAACTGAAACCTCTGATCCTGCCGGATACAGTTTATTAAAAATGAGACAGCCATAAGAGCCTGGAAGGCGGTATAGGGCAAAGACATCCCCATGCTTTTTCATAAACCTCCATACCTTTGTCTTTTCCCAGCCCCAGCGCTGTCCCAAGGTTTCCAATGTGAGTAAAGCCCCGTACTTCCCATACTGGACAGTTGGAGCCATAAAAGAAAACGCATTGTTCGGGTCTTCCCATACGGAATGGCACCAGAGATCCATCCATGCGTCCGATTCCTCAAAGATATATCGCTTCTCCGCAAGACGTTCTGTG of the Luxibacter massiliensis genome contains:
- a CDS encoding NlpC/P60 family protein — protein: MAEPEKQQIGDGSDNYGQVAGQMAKAAKQAGQEAAKQTAAKGAEATANAAAATVKASVEGGKAAAEIAAGTAAGGPWGAILSAAWAMRHTLFKILVCICLFLLFLITMIVSLPTIVSNSIFGLDGTKPTEGATLMSAYTEMSGAVSGVVDEGYNQSLSHVDQLITNGGYDYDLSTDALINYAQSSAGYDVCYILAAYSASMQQQNTGKDDMVSKLRGCAGEMFPVTSEEKEKETIIPVSYYTYKPITLTVVTNKVQTGTINGTPQYRYDTTSKTYYLPDEAHSSDTAVTVDAYKEVAVDIPVYSGGKITGTTTANYYVANGQETLTPGTEIIKYLECTIHPFDNTVVAKAFGIDLNAKYDQFNLTYGEVIQNMANALKRTLYGSVSGGQAVPLTDAELIAFVNRQNCSATRKHILSTALSLVGKVPYFWGGKSAPGWNDEWNTPRLVTAAGSSTTGTIRPYGLDCSGFSTWVFNTAVGVEIGAGCNGQYPNTYGISASELLPGDLGFLADDDGWGHVLIFAGYGESGERMWVHSSGGQGVILNTPSYEGSLSYRRLSIVDYDAPVLGEISGTPISTLEVDVTHYCACAKCCGSNADGITASGKHAARGMVAMSSYYPFGTQIMINGTMYTVEDRGGSGIENDIHRVDIFVPDHNEALRLGRYKTTATIYRIGR
- a CDS encoding VirB4 family type IV secretion system protein — its product is MTQSSSEKRKKAAQQRKKAKKPEKLEFVQDFIPVKSLQHGIIETTDGRYIRILEIEPINFMLRSGEEQFNIISSFASWLKISPMRLQFKSITRKADSDKHVAMIHEELEAEESEECRHLGEGYIRLIKDVGSREALTRRFFLIFQYEEIRRGDGDDFSQIYGMMQTAEQNARAYFLQCGNTILQPKDPDEATAEILYMFFNRRSCVDEPFSSRVNRVVVDTMAAKDKVIGVDPIPPIRMAHFLSPRGIDLTHHNYVVMDGLYYSFLFIKGNGYPGMVRAGWMSALINAGDGIDIDVQLRRENRSKTIDKVAQRIRLNRTKLKSMQDTSTDYEELTNSIQAGYFIKNGIANNNEDLFYMSVFVTVSAKGYEELMWRKQQIVDMLKSMDMYVSDCRFQQEAALRSVMPFLKIEPSLEKKSKRNVLTSGAASAYMFTSFEMSDDTGVLLGINRHNNSLCIVDLFNTKKNKNANLNLLGTSGAGKTFTMQLLALRMRMRGIQCFILAPIKGHEFRRACKKIGGEFIKIAPGSPHCINIMEIRHTISPEMELIDEIDYSEMDSMLARKIQQLMTFFSLLIPDMSNEEEQMLDEALIQTYAKFGITHDNDSLYVSRSVSPPKMKKMPIIGDLHEELLKNPMTKRIAIIISRFVTGSAQSFNQQTNVDLSNKYIVLDLSELKGKLLPVGMFIALDYVWDTVKADRTKKKAIMIDEIWQLIGASSNRMAAEFCLTIFKTIRGFGGAAVSATQDLSDFFGLEDGKYGRAIINNSKNKIILNLEPDEAKYVQEVLKLTKTEIRSVTRFERGEALVCSNNNKVPVVIKASKEEQEMITTDRAELEALLKERQQEQTHSA
- a CDS encoding DUF5697 family protein, which encodes MLLQDEQYVVKWLSQYGALPKTQITRMLQKPAQTADKILRNLKKQMRIADVSSGYYIGLDAMDKPDQRTILAVWVLLKFIDYVDPMAHYPAVYPSQLFFLKENIGYEIVVLYEGEQNLLKLLQPQEDLKYIIVLPRISMAYGMRLPHAPCLFATVDFQGDEEPGVTFYSEEAVSDDKISGHDG